In Pontiella desulfatans, one DNA window encodes the following:
- a CDS encoding MFS transporter, with protein sequence MSHETENKENRLIFSTRIDIRKAILITFIAFLFAGFQAAIYGMTTVPVSEFFGKDSSMIVFYDSFGMWGQILAMATGGMVIAKIKGKNTLMLAGLMMLVASSLIALFPVLPVYISMSFICNMAIGFVLVSCYYMTMGTVREEGEGEGKLAILNVFFSAGFMISPIINGFVIDATSWRTVFGLIAGLFIIFVIMLLVMNISEISDKEVNARNEEKQRGKKESFMSLPLVLTAVAFFLFVYVEQIMNNLNQPRMQQDLGFNIKLVGALVTTYALSQMFGRLVFGKFLLPKVQTHKYIITSSLLFGAFILTFVKLTHLYPVIFFMVLLGLANSCIYPAILGYGLDQIGHASPQATSFIITCGSIGIPVGTGMSGLLGVHFGRANAMLVGPVLLVVVALLIVVVRRMAAKQPAA encoded by the coding sequence ATGAGCCATGAAACCGAGAACAAGGAAAACAGATTGATTTTTTCAACCCGGATCGACATTCGCAAGGCGATACTCATTACCTTCATCGCCTTCCTGTTTGCCGGATTCCAGGCGGCCATATACGGGATGACCACCGTACCGGTGTCTGAATTCTTCGGCAAGGATTCCTCGATGATTGTCTTTTATGATTCGTTCGGGATGTGGGGACAGATTCTGGCCATGGCCACCGGAGGAATGGTTATCGCCAAAATCAAGGGAAAGAACACGCTGATGCTGGCCGGTCTCATGATGCTGGTCGCATCGTCGCTGATTGCCCTCTTCCCCGTTCTTCCGGTCTATATCTCGATGTCGTTCATCTGCAACATGGCGATCGGGTTCGTGCTGGTGTCGTGCTACTACATGACGATGGGGACGGTGCGCGAAGAGGGCGAAGGCGAAGGGAAGCTGGCCATTCTCAACGTCTTCTTCAGCGCCGGCTTCATGATCAGCCCGATCATCAACGGTTTCGTGATCGACGCCACGTCCTGGCGCACTGTTTTCGGGCTGATTGCCGGCCTCTTCATCATCTTCGTCATCATGCTGCTGGTCATGAACATCAGCGAGATTTCCGACAAGGAAGTGAACGCCAGAAACGAAGAAAAGCAGCGGGGGAAAAAGGAAAGCTTCATGTCGCTTCCGCTTGTCCTGACCGCCGTCGCATTTTTCCTGTTTGTCTATGTGGAGCAGATCATGAACAACCTGAACCAGCCGCGCATGCAGCAGGACCTGGGCTTCAACATCAAGCTCGTCGGCGCATTGGTCACGACCTATGCGTTGTCCCAAATGTTCGGTCGGCTTGTGTTCGGCAAGTTCCTTCTGCCGAAAGTCCAGACGCATAAATACATTATCACGTCGTCGTTGTTGTTCGGGGCATTCATCCTAACCTTCGTCAAGCTCACCCACCTGTATCCGGTCATCTTCTTCATGGTGCTGCTCGGCTTGGCCAACTCATGCATCTACCCGGCCATTCTGGGGTATGGCCTCGACCAGATTGGGCACGCGAGTCCGCAAGCGACCTCGTTCATCATCACGTGCGGGTCGATCGGCATTCCGGTCGGCACCGGCATGTCGGGGTTGCTTGGCGTACACTTTGGCCGGGCGAACGCCATGCTGGTCGGTCCGGTGCTTCTTGTTGTGGTTGCGCTTTTAATCGTTGTGGTAAGACGGATGGCCGCAAAACAACCGGCCGCGTAA
- a CDS encoding 4-alpha-glucanotransferase has protein sequence MKINFRIHYHTIPGQHICVGGPAKALGSGDASKAVRLTPINDGNWSATLDIPASATPLEYTYGVLDEQGNCRWEWGGGRKLKVAEPTPPVVFAHDQWRSPSGEERIMYGAAFREVLLKPNAGHRATGSESKQALRFSISMPRIGPRYQACVLGNQAALGLWDQTKPLLLACGNDFPEWAGSIDAAGLSLPIIYKYGIYDTQKKMVATIEDGFDRRIDALPEKDPEYLFIQADESFRYPLGNWKGAGVAVPVFSLRSDASAGIGDFGDLIDFIDWAKQVGMKMVQLLPLNETVASHNWLDSYPYKSISVMALHPIYMDLRQVGALHDKKLMGEISARLMELNAEPHVSFPDVHRIKSRYYKLIYDQEKDATFERKDYKAFFRKNREWLIPYAAFAYLRDKMKSPDFRQWKEYGTYDKAAIEQLCSKESEAWDDIAVHYFIQYHLDKQLRAVSAHARANGIVLKGDIPIGISPDSVEAWTEPHLFNLGAQAGAPPDDFAIKGQNWGFPTYNWEAMAKEDFSWWKKRLHHMGTYFDAYRIDHILGFFRIWEIPLDAVEGVLGYFKPALPMATREIERFGIGFDPERMASPYIREPLLHDLFGESTGEVIKTFLEQTDAGGYRMKKEYDSQLKVNRHFLKGIEEEDLTDENRKTRDGLFDLIANVLFIQTGCDEWHPRISLHSTSSYAELDAHTKQQLDQLYIHFFYKRHDEFWHHKAMEKLPAILSASDMLVCGEDLGMVPGCVPPVMEQLDILSLEIQRMPKDPKVEYAHPSDAPYLSVCTTSTHDMPTIRGWWEADRESIQSFYNNELGLHGTAPYFAEPWVCTKIIAQHLHSPAMWTTFPVQDLLAMDGDLRWDETHEEQINQPSNVRHQWRFRMHQSIEELKQATGFNQSLRALIGDAGRDSDY, from the coding sequence ATGAAAATCAACTTCCGCATCCATTACCACACGATTCCCGGGCAGCACATTTGCGTGGGCGGACCGGCCAAGGCCCTGGGGAGCGGGGACGCTTCCAAGGCCGTTAGGCTAACCCCGATCAACGACGGCAACTGGTCCGCTACGTTGGACATCCCGGCAAGCGCCACCCCATTGGAATACACGTATGGTGTTTTGGATGAACAAGGAAACTGTCGCTGGGAATGGGGCGGCGGGAGAAAACTCAAGGTTGCGGAACCCACCCCGCCGGTGGTTTTTGCGCACGACCAATGGCGCTCCCCCTCGGGCGAAGAGCGGATCATGTATGGCGCGGCCTTTCGAGAGGTTCTGCTGAAACCCAATGCAGGCCACCGGGCCACCGGTTCGGAATCGAAACAGGCCTTGCGGTTCAGCATATCGATGCCCCGTATCGGACCTCGCTACCAGGCGTGCGTGCTGGGCAACCAGGCGGCACTCGGCCTCTGGGACCAAACAAAACCGCTTTTGCTCGCGTGCGGAAATGATTTCCCCGAATGGGCCGGCTCCATCGACGCCGCCGGCCTTTCGCTTCCCATCATCTATAAATATGGAATCTACGATACGCAGAAGAAGATGGTCGCAACGATCGAAGACGGTTTCGACCGGCGAATCGATGCCCTGCCGGAAAAGGACCCTGAATATCTGTTCATTCAAGCCGACGAATCCTTCCGGTATCCACTGGGCAATTGGAAGGGAGCGGGAGTCGCCGTTCCGGTGTTTTCATTGAGAAGCGATGCGAGCGCCGGGATCGGCGACTTTGGCGACCTGATCGACTTCATTGACTGGGCCAAGCAGGTCGGCATGAAAATGGTGCAGCTCCTCCCGCTCAACGAAACCGTTGCATCGCACAACTGGCTCGATTCCTATCCCTACAAATCCATCTCGGTCATGGCGCTCCACCCCATTTACATGGACCTGCGCCAGGTCGGGGCACTGCACGACAAAAAATTGATGGGCGAAATTTCGGCTCGGTTGATGGAGCTCAATGCCGAACCACATGTGAGTTTCCCGGACGTTCACCGAATCAAATCCCGGTACTACAAACTGATTTATGATCAGGAAAAAGATGCGACCTTTGAGCGCAAAGACTACAAGGCCTTCTTCAGGAAAAACAGGGAGTGGCTGATTCCCTATGCGGCGTTTGCCTACCTCCGGGACAAGATGAAGAGTCCTGACTTCAGGCAATGGAAGGAATACGGCACATACGACAAGGCGGCCATCGAGCAGCTATGCAGCAAGGAATCCGAAGCCTGGGACGACATCGCCGTTCACTATTTCATCCAATACCATCTTGATAAACAATTACGCGCCGTCTCTGCGCATGCGCGCGCGAATGGAATTGTGCTGAAAGGCGACATTCCGATTGGCATAAGCCCCGACAGTGTTGAGGCCTGGACGGAACCCCACCTCTTCAACCTTGGCGCGCAAGCCGGGGCCCCGCCCGATGACTTCGCCATCAAGGGGCAAAACTGGGGCTTCCCGACCTACAACTGGGAAGCCATGGCCAAAGAGGACTTCTCATGGTGGAAGAAGCGCCTGCATCACATGGGGACCTATTTTGACGCCTACCGCATCGACCACATCCTGGGCTTCTTCAGAATCTGGGAAATACCGCTCGATGCCGTTGAGGGTGTGCTGGGATATTTCAAGCCCGCCCTGCCCATGGCCACCCGGGAAATTGAACGGTTCGGGATTGGCTTCGATCCCGAACGCATGGCCTCACCCTACATCCGCGAGCCCTTGCTGCATGACCTGTTTGGTGAATCCACCGGCGAGGTGATTAAGACGTTTCTAGAACAAACAGATGCCGGCGGATACCGGATGAAAAAGGAATATGACTCGCAACTGAAAGTAAACCGGCACTTCCTGAAGGGCATCGAAGAGGAAGATCTGACCGACGAAAACCGGAAGACCCGGGATGGATTGTTCGATCTCATTGCAAACGTGTTGTTCATTCAAACCGGATGTGACGAGTGGCACCCAAGGATCTCGCTTCATTCAACGTCATCCTACGCCGAGTTGGATGCGCATACGAAACAACAGCTCGACCAGCTCTATATCCACTTCTTCTACAAACGACATGATGAGTTCTGGCATCACAAAGCCATGGAAAAACTACCGGCGATCCTGTCTGCCAGCGACATGCTGGTTTGCGGCGAAGACCTGGGCATGGTTCCCGGTTGCGTTCCACCCGTCATGGAACAACTGGACATCCTAAGCCTCGAGATCCAGCGCATGCCGAAAGACCCGAAGGTGGAATATGCCCATCCATCCGATGCACCTTATCTCTCGGTCTGCACGACATCAACACACGACATGCCGACCATCCGGGGCTGGTGGGAGGCCGACCGGGAATCCATTCAATCGTTTTACAACAACGAGCTGGGCCTGCACGGGACCGCTCCATATTTTGCCGAGCCATGGGTTTGCACGAAGATCATTGCCCAGCACCTTCATTCGCCGGCGATGTGGACCACGTTCCCCGTTCAGGATTTACTGGCCATGGATGGCGACCTCCGATGGGACGAGACGCACGAGGAGCAGATTAACCAACCCAGCAACGTACGGCATCAGTGGAGGTTCAGGATGCACCAAAGTATCGAGGAATTGAAACAAGCAACCGGCTTTAACCAATCGCTCCGGGCTTTGATCGGCGATGCCGGCAGAGACTCCGATTATTAA